One region of bacterium genomic DNA includes:
- the atpD gene encoding F0F1 ATP synthase subunit beta, which translates to MKIGKIKQVMGPVVDVGFETEDLPPIYNALTIDGKGGEVLTLEVAQHLGDNTVRTISMSATDGLKRGIEVKDTGGPITTPVGEATLGRLIGVVGNPIDGLGPIESDQRRPIHHACPTFPEQETVKEMFETGLKSVDLLAPFSKGGKIGLFGGAGVGKTVLVMELIRNIAIEHGGRSVFAGVGERTREGNDLWLEMKESGVIEKTALVYGQMQEPPGARFRVGLTGLTVAEYFREEEGADVLLFIDNIFRFVQAGSEVSALLGRMPSAVGYQPTLGTDMGELQERITSTKRGSITSVQAIYVPADDLTDPAPATTFAHLDATIVLSRQISELGIYPAVDPLDSTSRILDPRILSQEHYDVARSVQRILQRYKELQDIIAILGMEELSEEDKTIVYRARKIQKFLSQPFFVAEIFTGTPGKYVHKEDTIRSFKEIVEGKYDGVSEQAFYMVGTIEEALEKAEKIEAEVKG; encoded by the coding sequence ATGAAAATAGGCAAGATAAAGCAGGTTATGGGGCCGGTAGTAGATGTTGGCTTTGAGACAGAGGATCTTCCGCCAATTTACAATGCCTTAACCATCGACGGCAAGGGGGGAGAGGTGCTTACCTTGGAAGTTGCCCAGCACCTGGGTGATAATACGGTCAGGACTATTTCTATGTCCGCTACGGATGGACTTAAACGGGGCATTGAGGTAAAAGACACGGGCGGGCCGATTACTACGCCGGTGGGTGAGGCCACCTTGGGTCGATTGATCGGGGTTGTTGGAAACCCGATAGATGGCCTGGGGCCTATCGAATCAGATCAGAGAAGACCTATCCACCATGCCTGTCCGACTTTTCCTGAACAGGAGACGGTTAAGGAGATGTTTGAGACCGGACTCAAGTCAGTGGACCTTTTGGCCCCTTTCTCCAAAGGAGGCAAGATCGGGCTTTTCGGAGGCGCCGGGGTAGGCAAGACCGTTCTGGTTATGGAGCTTATTAGAAATATTGCGATAGAACACGGCGGACGCTCGGTCTTCGCCGGCGTAGGGGAGCGAACCAGAGAGGGAAACGACCTCTGGCTGGAGATGAAAGAATCAGGGGTGATAGAAAAGACGGCCCTGGTTTATGGTCAGATGCAGGAGCCGCCAGGGGCAAGATTCAGGGTTGGTCTGACCGGGCTGACTGTGGCTGAATATTTCCGTGAAGAAGAAGGGGCGGATGTGCTTCTCTTTATTGATAATATCTTTAGATTTGTTCAAGCCGGTTCAGAGGTCTCGGCTCTCTTAGGCCGAATGCCCTCGGCCGTTGGTTATCAACCTACCCTGGGGACTGATATGGGCGAGCTTCAGGAACGGATTACTTCCACCAAACGCGGCTCTATTACCTCGGTTCAGGCCATCTATGTTCCGGCTGATGACCTGACTGACCCGGCCCCGGCTACTACCTTTGCCCATCTTGATGCGACTATTGTCCTCTCACGCCAGATTTCAGAACTGGGGATCTATCCGGCCGTTGATCCCTTAGATTCCACCTCCAGAATCCTCGACCCGAGGATTTTAAGCCAGGAACATTACGATGTGGCCAGATCCGTGCAAAGAATACTTCAGAGATACAAAGAGCTTCAAGATATTATTGCCATTTTAGGTATGGAAGAACTATCCGAAGAGGATAAGACCATTGTCTATCGGGCCCGAAAGATTCAGAAATTTCTTTCCCAGCCCTTTTTTGTGGCCGAGATTTTCACGGGCACCCCTGGTAAATATGTTCATAAAGAGGATACTATTCGAAGTTTTAAAGAGATAGTCGAAGGTAAATACGATGGTGTCTCTGAACAGGCCTTTTATATGGTGGGCACCATTGAGGAGGCCTTAGAAAAGGCAGAGAAGATTGAGGCGGAGGTTAAGGGATGA
- the atpC gene encoding ATP synthase F1 subunit epsilon: MKVSVTTPEGVALEKDQVDMVVARGEEGELGILRRHTPLISNLVKGELRIRKGQDTAYLDIGGGLIEVLENRVTILADTAEVINN; this comes from the coding sequence ATGAAGGTTAGTGTAACTACTCCGGAGGGTGTAGCGCTGGAAAAGGACCAGGTGGATATGGTGGTGGCTCGGGGAGAAGAGGGAGAGTTAGGTATCCTTCGCCGGCACACCCCGCTTATCTCTAATTTAGTTAAAGGTGAACTTCGGATTAGAAAGGGCCAGGACACGGCATATCTGGATATTGGCGGAGGCCTGATCGAGGTTCTTGAAAATCGAGTGACTATCCTGGCTGATACAGCCGAAGTAATTAACAATTGA
- the atpG gene encoding ATP synthase F1 subunit gamma, protein MATVRDIKNRINSIKNIRQITRTMMLISAAKMTKAHNAVKAARPYAYHLQQIMANLALRTERDIHPLLAEREAKKTGLILLTSDRGLCGAFNSNVIKRAVTYLEESACPTTMITIGRRGNLIFSRRKVEVLNFYSMPDPVGFELADKIGDRVIELFLNHTWDRVEVIYNKATSTFKQEVTVERLLPLTPAKRETRYLTDYLYEPSPGAVLESVLVRHIKTQIYRMMLESVASEHSARMVTMENATKNAKKMIDHLILSFNRARQAAITKEVAEIVGGIEALK, encoded by the coding sequence ATGGCTACGGTGCGAGACATCAAAAATCGAATCAATTCCATCAAAAACATTAGACAAATTACCCGAACCATGATGCTGATATCCGCGGCTAAAATGACTAAGGCACATAATGCGGTCAAGGCTGCCAGGCCTTATGCCTACCATCTTCAGCAAATTATGGCTAATTTGGCCTTGAGGACAGAACGGGATATTCATCCTCTATTAGCGGAAAGAGAGGCGAAAAAGACGGGACTCATTCTCCTTACCTCGGATAGAGGCTTATGCGGTGCCTTCAACTCCAATGTTATCAAAAGGGCAGTTACCTATCTGGAAGAGTCTGCCTGTCCGACCACCATGATAACCATAGGCCGAAGGGGTAATTTGATCTTCTCCAGGAGAAAGGTAGAGGTGCTTAATTTTTATTCTATGCCTGATCCGGTCGGGTTTGAGCTGGCAGATAAAATAGGCGACCGGGTTATTGAGCTTTTTCTGAACCATACCTGGGATAGGGTAGAGGTGATATACAATAAAGCTACTTCTACCTTCAAGCAAGAAGTTACGGTGGAGAGACTGCTGCCTTTAACCCCGGCCAAGAGAGAGACAAGATATCTGACTGATTATCTTTATGAGCCTTCCCCTGGCGCCGTCCTCGAATCTGTTTTGGTCAGGCACATTAAGACCCAAATTTACCGGATGATGTTGGAATCAGTCGCTTCAGAGCATTCTGCCCGCATGGTGACGATGGAGAATGCCACTAAAAACGCTAAAAAGATGATCGATCACCTTATCCTTTCCTTCAACCGGGCCAGACAGGCAGCTATTACCAAAGAGGTAGCCGAGATCGTGGGCGGGATAGAGGCGTTGAAATAG